A region of the Leptospira broomii serovar Hurstbridge str. 5399 genome:
TGTAACATTCGTAACTGCCGGCGCCTTTTTACATAATATTGGGCAAGAATACGGCGGATTCATTGTGGCGGGAATGGCATTGATGGAATCCCCCGCAATTATCGTTGCCGTTCTGCTAGACAGGATGAATCGATCAAGGAAAGCAAGGACTGGGGAGGCGGCTTTTTCCTGGAAAATTCTTTTACACGAAGCCTTCTTCGGTTATTCCATATATCTATTATTGGGCTCGCTTTTTGTAGGTTACTTTACCGGAGAATCCGGGTGGAAGAAAGAATCCCCCTTTTCCGAAAATTTATTTCAAGGAATTCTAACATTATTCCTTTTGGATATGGGAATTTCGGCGGCAAAGCGATTTAAAGAAATACGGAAGGTTGGCCTATTTTTGATAGTTGCAACTCTCTCTATCATGGCGATTAACGTTATATTGGGATCGATTTTGGTAAAAATAATAGGTATGCCGATTGGAGACGGATTAATGTTCCTCATACTTTGCGCGTCCGCTTCCTATATCGCGGTCCCGGCGGCGATGAAAGATTCTATCCCCGAAGCCAATCCGAGTATTTATCTGACCGTAGCTTTGTCCGTAGTTTTCCCGATCAATATTATCGTTGGTATTCCACTATATTATTATATGCTAACTATTATCCTAAGAAGTTGAAAAATAGTAGAGCGTTAATTCTCGAATTACGGATAAAAAAGTACCCTGTTAAAGGTGTAATCGGTCACCCAAAGCTGTCCGCAGGGAGTGACGGTTAAATCGAAAGGATTTCCCACCTTCGATGCGGAGACCGTGAGACTGGAATTGAAGGAAACGTAATCCGGTTCACCCAAAACATTATCCGCATTCATTCCGTTTGAAAACGGAAGAGAGTAGTGCGTGACTCGTCGGAACTGACTGTCACTTACCCACATTCCTCCTTTCGAATCTAGCGAGACTCCGCTCGGAGCCCAAAGGGCGTTCGCGGATGTGACTCCATTGAGCGTACTTGTAAAATTTGTCGAGCCAATCACTAAGTCCGCACTCATTGCGTTGGTAATGGGGGCGGAGTAATGTAAAATACGAGAATTTCCGGTATCTGAAATCCAAACTCCTCCACTGGAATCAACTTTGATCGAGGAGGGGCCGCCCAAATTGACGGCATTAGGAGGGCTACCTACCGAAGAAATCGTAAAATTCGGCTGTCCGAGAACGCGATCAGCTGCCATTCCGCTAGTTAATGGGGCGGAAAAGTGCAAAGCCCTAAAGTTTGCGTAATCGACTACCCAAAGCCCGCCCGACGCGTCAACCGCCACTCCGGATGGATTGTTTAGTAATGAATTCGTCGTTCCTGGCGAACCCGTGACTCCAATTACGATATTTGCGCTGCCGCCTGTGGTGACCCCGCTTGGGAAGTGTAAAACCCGTTGGTTTGACCCATCCGTAACCCATAAGCCTCCCGATAAATCAAGGGCAATTCCTCCAGGACTGGTAAACTGATTTAATCCAGTACCCGAAGTACCGCCCAATATGATATCCGGATTTCCTCCGGACGCGATCGA
Encoded here:
- a CDS encoding sodium-dependent bicarbonate transport family permease; translation: MDIHAIAENVLNPPVLFFFLGMGAVLFKSDLTIPDQIGKFFSIYLMFAIGFKGGHELFKTPFTDEHLYVLLACGLMATVIPVYAYYILKIKLDPPNAAALAGSFGSISAVTFVTAGAFLHNIGQEYGGFIVAGMALMESPAIIVAVLLDRMNRSRKARTGEAAFSWKILLHEAFFGYSIYLLLGSLFVGYFTGESGWKKESPFSENLFQGILTLFLLDMGISAAKRFKEIRKVGLFLIVATLSIMAINVILGSILVKIIGMPIGDGLMFLILCASASYIAVPAAMKDSIPEANPSIYLTVALSVVFPINIIVGIPLYYYMLTIILRS
- a CDS encoding NHL repeat-containing protein, whose translation is MLLLCEKKKGSSGFRIELYFQRRLVVLLLLVFAFLFYGCNKALPLSIDMSHGAGFLLSLILENRPASSCVPPTALTLGESATVVLGQSDYVSTSFGSASNRMHNPQGIAIDSNGGIWVADSANNRVLHFPSSIASGGNPDIILGGTSGTGLNQFTSPGGIALDLSGGLWVTDGSNQRVLHFPSGVTTGGSANIVIGVTGSPGTTNSLLNNPSGVAVDASGGLWVVDYANFRALHFSAPLTSGMAADRVLGQPNFTISSVGSPPNAVNLGGPSSIKVDSSGGVWISDTGNSRILHYSAPITNAMSADLVIGSTNFTSTLNGVTSANALWAPSGVSLDSKGGMWVSDSQFRRVTHYSLPFSNGMNADNVLGEPDYVSFNSSLTVSASKVGNPFDLTVTPCGQLWVTDYTFNRVLFYP